TTTCCACGCCATCGGCGACGCCGCGGTCCAGGCCGTCACCGAAGGCACCCGCGCGGCGGCCGAGCGCGTAGGCCTCGCCCGCGTCCGTGCGGCGCGACACCGCGTCGAGCACGCCGAGATGCTGACCGCGCGCACCGTCTCCGACTTCGCCGAACTCGCCCTCACCGCCTCCGTCCAGCCCGCCTTCGACGCGGCCTGGGGCGGCGAACACGGCATGTACGCGCGCCGCCTCGGCGCCGAGCGCGCCGCCGGACTCAACCCGTACGCGGACCTCCTGCGCGCGGGCGTCCCCCTCGCGCTCGGCTCCGACAGTCCCGTCACCCCCCTCGGCCCCTGGGAGACCGTCAGGGCCGCCGCCTTCCACCGCACCCCTCGCCACCGGATCTCCGTACGCGGCGCGTTCACCGCGCACACCCGGGGCGGCTGGCGCGCCATCGGCCAGGACGGCGCCGGGGTCCTGGCCCCCGGCGCCCCGGCCGACTACGCGCTCTGGCGCACCGGGCCCCTCATCGTCCAGACCCCCGACACCCGCGTCGCCAACTGGTCGACCGACTCGCGCTCGGGCACCCCGGGACTGCCCGATCTGACGCCGGGGACCCAAGTCCCGGTCTGTCTGCGGACGGTGATCGGCGGACAAGCGGTCTACGCACGGCCGGACGAGTGATGTAGACGAAGGTGATACGGCCGAACGAGACCCCCTCGGCCTGTCGCCGGAGCGCCACCCCCTCCGCACTGACCTGCTGATTTGCCGAAACACCCCAGGCCACCGGGCTGTTGACAAAAAACCGCCGTGGCCGGGTAGGTTCGGCCGCGTCCACCACAGGACGTCCGACCGGGGAACTTCCGCGCAGTCGTCGAACGCCGCTGGGCCACGGGGTGGTGTGCCGCACCGGCGCACCACCACTGGGAGCCAGGTCCAGCGCCCGCGGCACGGGGGCGGAAGCTGTCGGCTGGTCGGCGGGTGTGACCCGGGACGGGGCCCGGACGCTCAGTAGACAACGGCTTTCGGACGATCCGCAGCCAGCGGGTCCCAGGTCGGACCGAAGGGCGCCGGGCCCCGATCCGCAGATCCCAGGGGTCCCGAGGACACGGACCTGATCGAGGCAGACCCGATCGAGGCAGACCCGATCAATACGGTCGCTAAGCGCGCCACCAGGCACTTCCCTCGCTTTCCACAGCTTTACGATCCCGCGCTCCGCCATGCCCCCCGCGCGTTGTACGGTCACTGCACTACCGCACGACCTGCAAGGAAGGCTGCGACCTTGGCACCGGGCCCCGATACCACCTCCGCTTCCGCCCCGGGCGGACCCCGGGAGCGGAAGGCGGCTGCCGCCGCGCCCCCCAGCGCGCCGGACAGTTCAGCGCGCCCGGAAGAGCCGGACGGCGCGGCGCCACCGGAAGAGCCGGCGGACGGGAACGTTCCACCAGGAGGCGGGCGCCCCACCCGCAGGCGGCGGCTGGCCGCGCTCGCACGGCGCGAGGCACCCCGTACGGCGCTGGCCGTGCTCAGCGGGCTGGCGCTCGCGCTGGCCTTCCCCCCGTACGGGGTCTGGCCGTTGTCCCTTGTCGCGGTCGTGGCCTTCAGCCTGCTGGTGCGCGGCCGTACGGCCCGCCAGGGCGCCTGGAGCGGATTCGCCTTCGGCCTGCCCTTCTTCCTCTTCCTGTTGAAGTGGCTGCACGTCGTCGGATGGGACGCGACCATCGGACTGGCCTTCATCCAGGCCCTGTTCGTGGCCCTGCTCGGCGCCGCCTTCGCCGTCGCCACCCGGCTGCCCGCCTGGCCGCTGTGGGGCGCCTGCCTGTGGGTCACCGAGGAATTCCTGCGCGACCGGCTCCCCTTCGGCGGTTTCCCCTGGGGACGGCTCGCCTTCGCCAACAGCGGCTCTCCCTATACGCCGCTCGCCGCGCTCGGGGGCGCGCCGCTGGTCACCTTCGCCGTGGCGCTGACGGGCACGCTGCTCGCCGCCGTGGCGCTGGCCGCCTGGCGCCTGCGCGCCGAGTCCGCCGCCCGCACCCGGCGGGCCTACGGCACGGCAGCGGGAGCGCTCGTGCTGGCCGCCGCCGTCACCGCCGCAGGGTTCGCCGTGCCCGTCCCCACCAAGGCGGACGACAACGTGCGCATCGCGGTCGTCCAGGGCAACGTCTCCAAGCCCGGCATGGACTTCCTGGGCCGCCCCATGAAGATCCTCAACAACCACGTCAAGGCAACCCTCGACCTGGCCGAGCGCGTCAAGCAGGGCAAGGAGCCCAAGCCCGACCTCGTGATCTGGCCGGAGAACGCCTCGGACCTCGACCCCTACAAGTGGCCGGAGGCGGGCCGCCGTATCGACGAGGCCGTCAAGGCCGTCGGCGTTCCCGTGCTGGTCGGCGCCCTCGTCGACCACCCGACCAAGGAGGGCTATGTCGAGAACCAGGGCATCGTCTGGGACCCCAAGAAGGGCCCCGGAGCCTCCTACACCAAGCAGCATCCGGTGCCGTTCGGCGAGTACGTCCCCTTCCGCAAGCAGCTCAGCAAGGTCATCACGCGCCTCCAGCAGGTCCCCAGGGACTTCTACCCCGGTGAACACACCGGCGTCCTCCAGACCGGCCCGGCCCGCCTCGGTGACGTGATCTGCTTCGAGGTGGCCTACGACGAGATCCCCAGGGACACGGTGCGCGACGGCGCCCGCGCGCTGGTCGTCCAGACCAACAACGCCACGTACGGCAGGACGGGCCAGCCAGAGCAGCAGCTGGTGATGTCCAAGCTCCGCGCCGTCGAGCACGGCCGCGCCGTGGTCACGGCGGCGACGAGCGGCATCAGCGCCGTCGTCGCGCCCGACGGCACCGTTGAACAGCGTACGGACGAGTTCACCCGGGACGTCCTCACCGCCGACCTGCCGCTGCGTGACGGTCTCACCGTCGCGGACCGCGTGGGTGCCGTGCCCGAGCAGGTGATCGCTATCGTGGGCGTGCTCGCCTGCGCGGGGGCCTGGATCCTCGGCCGCAGGCGGCGCGCAGCCGGCTCACAGGAGCCCGGCACGGGGCAGCAAGACCGACCAGCACGACCGGAGGGGCAGCACCAGTGAAGGACGGCGGAAAGCGGCGCTACGAACCGCTCGGCACGGCCTTGGTCATCATTCCGACCTACAACGAGGCCGACAACATCAAGCCCGTCGTCTCCCGGGTGCGTGCCGCCGTGCCCGCAGCGCACATCCTCGTCGCCGACGACAACAGCCCCGACGGCACCGGCAAGATCGCCGATGAGCTGTCGGGGGAGGACGAGCAGGTCCACGTCCTGCACCGCAAGGGCAAGGAGGGCCTCGGCGCCGCCTATTTGGCGGGCTTCCGCTGGGGCATCGACAACGGCTACGGCGTGCTCGTCGAGATGGACGCCGACGGCTCCCACCCGCCCGAGGAACTGCCCCGGCTGCTCACCGCGCTGGCCGGCGCCGACCTGGTCATCGGCTCACGCTGGGTGCCCGGCGGGAGAATCGTCAACTGGCCCAAGTCGCGCGAGTTCCTCTCGCGGGGTGCCAGCACCTACTCCCGGTTCCTCCTGGACGTCTCCGTGCGGGATGTGACAGCGGGCTTCCGCGCCTTCCGCAAGGAGACGCTGGAGGGCATCGACATGGACACCATCGCCTCCCAGGGCTACTGCTTCCAGGTCGACCTCACCCGCCGCACCGTCCACGCCGGATACCACGTGGTGGAGGTTCCCATCACCTTCGTGGAGCGCGAGCGAGGCGACTCGAAGATGAGCCGCGACATCATGGCCGAGGCGCTGTGGCGCATCGCGGCCTGGGGCCTTGAGGACCGCGTGAAGAAGGTCCGCGGACGCCGTCAGACCTGAGCCAGGCACACTTGAGGCATGACGACGCGCGCACCTTTCCCTTACGAGCCCTCCGGCCAGGAGCCGGGCGACGGCACCGGTGGCCCCGGAGGGCCGGGACAGGGCCCCGAGGGGCCGAGGCGCCGCTCCAAGGGCCGTACGCTGTTGCCGCTGGGCGTCGCAGCCTGGGTGGTGCTGGAGATCTGGCTGCTCACGCTGCTCGCGGACGCGGCTGGTGGGCTGATCGTGCTCATCGTGCTCGTCGCGGGCTTCCTGATCGGCTCCGCGGTGATCAAGCGGGCGGGGCGCAGGGCCTGGCGGAATCTCGCGGAGTCCGTCCAGCGCGCGCAGGAGCAGGCCGGCGGCGGTGAACCCCGGCCGGAGGCCGAGGGTCGTGCCGGGCGCGGCAGCGGCATGGCGATGCTCGGCGGTCTGCTGATCATGATCCCGGGCCTCGTCTCCGACGCCGCGGGGCTGCTGTGCCTCTTCCCGCCCACGGCGAAGCTGCTGCGCGGCAGCACCAAGCGCTATCTGGAACGTCGCAGCGACTTCGAGCCGGGCTCTCTCGGCGATGCCTACCAGCAGGCGCGCGGCGCCGAGGAGCAGGTCCGTATTCACCGCCCGGACGGCAAGGTCGTCCAGGGCGAGGTCGTCCGGGACGACGAGCAGGGCCGGGACTGACGCCACTGACAGAGCCGGGGCTGACAGGGTCGCCGCTGACCAGGGGCCCTGCCGGCCCGATCGGCCGGCTGCCCCCGCGCCGCTCGCGGCACCCCGCGCACAACGCAGCGAGAGGGCCTCAGACCACACACGTGGTCTCAGGCCCTCTCGCTGTTCTCACTCGGCGCGAGGCCGCCGGGTCAGGCGGACTTGCGCTTGCTCCCGCCGCTGTCGTCTCGAGGATGCACCGCGATGTTCATCGTGCCGGAACGCAGCACCGCGAGCCGCTCCGCGAGGACCTCTTCGAGCTCCTCACGGGTGCGCCGCTCCATGAGCATGTCCCAGTGCGTACGTGCGGGCTTGCCCTTCTTCTCCTCCGGACCCTCGCCGTCGACCAGGAGTGCCTGTGCGCCGCACACCTTGCACTCCCACTCGGATGGAATCTCGGCCTCTACCGAGAACGGCATCTCGAATCGATGTCCGTTCTGGCATGCGTACTCCACGGCCTGGCGCGGGGCCAGGTCGATGCCGCGGTCGGTCTCGTAGCTGGTCACCACGAGTCGCGTGCCGCGAAGAGCTCGCTCACTCATGAATTCGTGCCTCCCGGGCTGGTCGCCCACAGGACAGGTGTCGCTGTCGTCGTCATCCGGTCAACGTCCGGTCGGCGGTGAAGATTCCCGTATCGGGACATGCGCCCACCCGTTTACCCATCGTCACCCCTGAGGGTGCCGCTGTGCGCCGCTGCCTTCTCTGTATTCCGCCGCTTCGTTGAATCTGCGGTACCCCCCGGTGACCGGTTTGTCACAACTGACAGGAGATGTCACCCACTGTTCGCATCTCTTTAGCGTGCAGTAACGGTCCATCCGGTGAGCCAAACGCGTACACTACCGGCCCGGCGCGCGGAGGTCTAAATCCGGCCCGGCGCCACGTTGCCCACGGCGGCTGTCGCTCGTCCTATGGGTACCCGCGCAAGCAGGGCGAAACCGAGTACGAAGAAGGCCACGAGCGACAAGATCGCGTACCGGTAATCACCCGTGAGCTGGTACGTCAGCCCGAACAGCAGCGGTCCCAGCCAGCTCGTGCCCCGGTCGCTCACCTCGTACAGCGCGAAATACTCCGCCTCCTTGCCCGCCGGCACCAGCTGGGAGAACAGGGAGCGGGAGAGTGCCTGGCTGCCGCCCAGCACCAGGCCGATCCCCGCGGCGAGCGCGTAGAACCACACCGGCTCCCCGGGCGGCAGGAAGTACGCGGCACTCACCGCCACCGTCCAGGCCGCCAGCGAACCCAGGATGGTCCGTTTGGCGCCGAAGCGGGCCGCGAGCCTGCCCAGGAGCAGCGCACCCGCCACCGCGAGCAGCTGCACCAGCAAGATTGCCCCGATCAGCGTCGTCTGCTCCAGGCCGAGCGACTCGGAGCCGTAGACCGAGGCCTGGGTGATCACCGTCTGGATGCCGTCGTTGTAGAGCAGGTACGCCAGCAGGAACAGCAGCGTCAGCGGATAGCGGCGCAGCTCCCGCAGCGTGCCCCTCAGCTGCTTGAACCCCTCACCCAGCGCGGTGCGCCCGGGCGGGCCGTGCGTGCCCGACGCCGGGCGCTCGCGCAGCCGCAGCAGCGGGACGATCGTGAAGGCCCCCCACCACAGGCCGGCCGAGGCCAGGCATATTCGTACCCCCGTCGACTGGCTGACGCCCAGCGACTCGTGGCCCAGGAAGAGCCCGAGGTTCACCACCAGTACCAGCGCCCCCGAGGCGTAGCCGAACGCCCAGCCGCGCGAGGAGACCGCGTCCCGCTCCTCGGGCGGGGCTATCTGGGGCAAGAAGGCGTGGTAGAGCACCACCGAGACGGCGAAGGACACGTTCGCCACCACCAGCAGCAGGCCGCCGAGCAGATAGCGCTCGCCGTCCAGGAAGAACATCCCCGTCGTCGCGCCGGCGCCCAGGTAGGCGGCGGCTCCCAGCAGTGGCTTCTTGCGGCCCGTGCGGTCGGCGACCGCCGCCGCCAGCGGCATCACCAGCACCGACAGCAACACCGAGGCCGAGACCGCGTACGGGAAGAACGAGCCGGCGCGTACCGGGATGCCGAGCGGATGCACATAGCCGTCCGCGTCGGCCGCCGCCTTGGTGACCTCGGTCAGATACGGGCCGAGGAACACCGTGAGCACGCTCGTGGAGAAGACCGAGTTCGCCCAGTCGTAGAAGTACCAGCCGCGCTGCTCGCGCCGTCGCTCCCGAAGTGCGGCGGAGTCCCCGGTCCCGGCGTCCTCCGCTTCGGCACCCTCCTCCGGTGCTTCCTGTGTGCTCGTGCCCATCCCCGGTCCTCCCCGTTCCGCCCGGAACGATCTTCGAAATCGTTCCGGGGGAGACTACAGCGCGTGCCCGTGTCACAGGGGAAAGCCGTGGCGTCTCGGCCTGCGGCACGGCATGCCGGCCCGCTCGGCCCCGCCGAGTGGTAGGCGCGCCGCCACCCGTCCCGTCAACTCCCGCAGCGAAGGAGCCCGTTCGCCATGCCCCCTTTCCGTGACCCGCTGGCCGGCACCGAGGCCGAGCACTACCGCATCGCCACCGTCGCCGGGCGTCGCGTCGCCTACCTGGACTCGGGCGGAACGGGGCCCGTACTGCTCGCCCTGCACGGGCACTTCGGGCGCGGCACCATCTTCACCCCGCTCGCCCGGGCCCTCGCCGGCCGCTACCGGGTCATCGCGCCCGACCAGCGCGCACACGGCCTCTCGGCCCCCGCCGTCGACCTGCGCCCGGAGGCCTACGCGGACGAGGCCGCCGGGCTGCTGGAGGCCCTCGGTATCCCGCGCGCCGCCGTGCTCGGTCACTCCATGGGCGGCGTTGTCGCCTTCGTCCTGGCGGCCCGCGCTCCCGAGCGGGTGGCGGCGCTGCTCGTCGCCGACATGACGGTGCTCAACCAGGAGCCGGAGGCCCACCCCGTCCTCGACTGCTCCGGCTGGCCGCGCCGCGCCCCCAGCCGGGAGGCGCTGGGCGCCGCCATCGAGGAGCACGGCATCCCGGACGCGGGCTACTTCCTGGACAGCGCCGCGGAGTTCGCGGACGGCTGGGGCCTGCTCTTCGACACCGACGCCATGATGGCCTCGCAGC
This sequence is a window from Streptomyces sp. NBC_01775. Protein-coding genes within it:
- the lnt gene encoding apolipoprotein N-acyltransferase, encoding MAPGPDTTSASAPGGPRERKAAAAAPPSAPDSSARPEEPDGAAPPEEPADGNVPPGGGRPTRRRRLAALARREAPRTALAVLSGLALALAFPPYGVWPLSLVAVVAFSLLVRGRTARQGAWSGFAFGLPFFLFLLKWLHVVGWDATIGLAFIQALFVALLGAAFAVATRLPAWPLWGACLWVTEEFLRDRLPFGGFPWGRLAFANSGSPYTPLAALGGAPLVTFAVALTGTLLAAVALAAWRLRAESAARTRRAYGTAAGALVLAAAVTAAGFAVPVPTKADDNVRIAVVQGNVSKPGMDFLGRPMKILNNHVKATLDLAERVKQGKEPKPDLVIWPENASDLDPYKWPEAGRRIDEAVKAVGVPVLVGALVDHPTKEGYVENQGIVWDPKKGPGASYTKQHPVPFGEYVPFRKQLSKVITRLQQVPRDFYPGEHTGVLQTGPARLGDVICFEVAYDEIPRDTVRDGARALVVQTNNATYGRTGQPEQQLVMSKLRAVEHGRAVVTAATSGISAVVAPDGTVEQRTDEFTRDVLTADLPLRDGLTVADRVGAVPEQVIAIVGVLACAGAWILGRRRRAAGSQEPGTGQQDRPARPEGQHQ
- a CDS encoding polyprenol monophosphomannose synthase; translated protein: MKDGGKRRYEPLGTALVIIPTYNEADNIKPVVSRVRAAVPAAHILVADDNSPDGTGKIADELSGEDEQVHVLHRKGKEGLGAAYLAGFRWGIDNGYGVLVEMDADGSHPPEELPRLLTALAGADLVIGSRWVPGGRIVNWPKSREFLSRGASTYSRFLLDVSVRDVTAGFRAFRKETLEGIDMDTIASQGYCFQVDLTRRTVHAGYHVVEVPITFVERERGDSKMSRDIMAEALWRIAAWGLEDRVKKVRGRRQT
- the fxsA gene encoding FxsA family membrane protein; amino-acid sequence: MTTRAPFPYEPSGQEPGDGTGGPGGPGQGPEGPRRRSKGRTLLPLGVAAWVVLEIWLLTLLADAAGGLIVLIVLVAGFLIGSAVIKRAGRRAWRNLAESVQRAQEQAGGGEPRPEAEGRAGRGSGMAMLGGLLIMIPGLVSDAAGLLCLFPPTAKLLRGSTKRYLERRSDFEPGSLGDAYQQARGAEEQVRIHRPDGKVVQGEVVRDDEQGRD
- a CDS encoding RNA polymerase-binding protein RbpA, producing the protein MSERALRGTRLVVTSYETDRGIDLAPRQAVEYACQNGHRFEMPFSVEAEIPSEWECKVCGAQALLVDGEGPEEKKGKPARTHWDMLMERRTREELEEVLAERLAVLRSGTMNIAVHPRDDSGGSKRKSA
- a CDS encoding MFS transporter; this translates as MGTSTQEAPEEGAEAEDAGTGDSAALRERRREQRGWYFYDWANSVFSTSVLTVFLGPYLTEVTKAAADADGYVHPLGIPVRAGSFFPYAVSASVLLSVLVMPLAAAVADRTGRKKPLLGAAAYLGAGATTGMFFLDGERYLLGGLLLVVANVSFAVSVVLYHAFLPQIAPPEERDAVSSRGWAFGYASGALVLVVNLGLFLGHESLGVSQSTGVRICLASAGLWWGAFTIVPLLRLRERPASGTHGPPGRTALGEGFKQLRGTLRELRRYPLTLLFLLAYLLYNDGIQTVITQASVYGSESLGLEQTTLIGAILLVQLLAVAGALLLGRLAARFGAKRTILGSLAAWTVAVSAAYFLPPGEPVWFYALAAGIGLVLGGSQALSRSLFSQLVPAGKEAEYFALYEVSDRGTSWLGPLLFGLTYQLTGDYRYAILSLVAFFVLGFALLARVPIGRATAAVGNVAPGRI
- a CDS encoding alpha/beta fold hydrolase, which codes for MPPFRDPLAGTEAEHYRIATVAGRRVAYLDSGGTGPVLLALHGHFGRGTIFTPLARALAGRYRVIAPDQRAHGLSAPAVDLRPEAYADEAAGLLEALGIPRAAVLGHSMGGVVAFVLAARAPERVAALLVADMTVLNQEPEAHPVLDCSGWPRRAPSREALGAAIEEHGIPDAGYFLDSAAEFADGWGLLFDTDAMMASQRAFEGDLTAYWLASRQPALLLRAEHSFMLTPPTALRMVQGRPHTELVELAGCGHWLYADDPAGFADAVGGYLDRTLEGGTG